In one window of Vibrio sp. JC009 DNA:
- the arcB gene encoding aerobic respiration two-component sensor histidine kinase ArcB, translating into MKPIKNLAQYYVDLLVKLGILRFSILLALAIVALAVFVQVGITLGLSGTVDNIDIIRSVFFGLIITPWAVYFLSVVVDQLEESRQRLAKLVSKLKDMRSRDQELNNQLQLNIIKLNQEIEERRKAEKAREMAMKDLENEVYQREMTQVELAERTALLRSFIDASPDLIYYRNEQGAFSGCNRAVEELTGKKEKELIGLTPWDVYGKEVAREVVETDQRVFKNKEPVTYEQWMEYPDGKKVYFELRKVPFYSQEGRHLGLVGFGRDITERKKYQDALEKASQDKTTFISTVSHELRTPLNGIVGLSRMLLDTSLDSEQRHHMQTINISAITLGNIFNDIIDMDKFDRRKLELLPKAIDFGDFVSEMESISALMADQKGLRFDLERLSDLPSMIEVDATRLRQVLWNIIGNAVKFTREGGVVMSVSADCDEKVAEITIEIEDSGIGIPQSELDSIFAMYYQVKSGKDNLHAVGTGIGLAVSKQLINMMDGDITVSSEEGFGSVFTVNFRVPLAEVTQEEPEKTYSSAPLNIFMVEDIPLNVTVAKSLLESLGHSVTVAMDGEEALDKFEPSAYDLVLLDIQLPDMTGFDIAMYLRSNYEVLPPIVALTANVIKDKKDYLDKGMDDALSKPLSVKAIKRVIERYTMKDSEIKQSAPQEVETGKSSQDLVATLLDIEMLESYIEIVGTKPVFDSIDVFEAMMPEYIEILDSNMTAKDQDGITSEAHKIKGAAGSIGLKHIQSVAQKAQSPQLTAWWENIDDWVEEIKNEYQHDIGVLREWLNNRA; encoded by the coding sequence ATGAAACCCATCAAAAACTTAGCTCAATACTATGTAGATTTACTGGTTAAGCTAGGTATCCTGAGATTTTCAATCCTGCTGGCGCTGGCTATTGTTGCGTTGGCTGTTTTTGTTCAGGTTGGTATTACACTGGGACTTAGCGGAACTGTGGATAATATTGATATTATCCGCTCGGTTTTCTTTGGCCTGATTATTACTCCATGGGCGGTTTATTTCCTTTCTGTTGTTGTGGATCAGTTGGAAGAGTCAAGACAACGTCTGGCTAAGCTGGTATCCAAATTAAAAGACATGCGCTCGCGCGACCAGGAGCTGAACAACCAGCTTCAGCTAAACATCATTAAACTGAATCAGGAAATAGAAGAACGCCGCAAAGCAGAGAAAGCACGCGAAATGGCCATGAAGGACCTGGAGAACGAGGTCTATCAGCGTGAGATGACTCAGGTTGAACTGGCAGAAAGAACGGCTTTGCTGCGTTCATTTATCGATGCTTCACCCGATCTGATTTATTACCGGAATGAGCAGGGCGCTTTTTCCGGTTGTAACAGGGCAGTAGAAGAACTTACCGGGAAGAAAGAAAAAGAGCTGATTGGTTTAACCCCCTGGGATGTGTATGGAAAAGAAGTTGCCCGTGAGGTGGTAGAGACCGATCAGCGGGTGTTTAAAAATAAAGAGCCGGTTACCTACGAACAGTGGATGGAGTATCCGGACGGTAAAAAGGTCTATTTTGAGCTGAGGAAAGTGCCGTTTTACAGCCAGGAAGGCAGACACCTTGGTCTGGTCGGTTTTGGCCGTGATATTACCGAGCGGAAGAAATACCAGGATGCACTGGAAAAAGCCAGTCAGGACAAGACGACCTTTATCTCAACGGTCAGTCATGAGCTTCGTACCCCGCTTAATGGCATTGTTGGCCTCAGCCGCATGTTGCTTGATACCAGTCTGGATAGTGAGCAGCGCCATCATATGCAGACCATCAATATCAGTGCCATTACATTAGGTAATATCTTTAACGATATTATTGATATGGATAAGTTTGACCGCCGTAAGCTGGAGCTGCTGCCAAAGGCCATCGATTTTGGTGATTTTGTTTCAGAGATGGAAAGCATTTCTGCACTGATGGCTGACCAGAAAGGGCTGAGGTTCGACTTAGAAAGACTGTCCGATTTACCTTCAATGATAGAGGTTGATGCTACCCGCCTGCGGCAGGTGCTGTGGAATATCATTGGTAACGCAGTGAAGTTTACCCGTGAGGGCGGGGTGGTGATGAGCGTCAGTGCTGACTGCGATGAGAAGGTGGCAGAAATTACCATTGAGATTGAAGATTCAGGTATCGGTATTCCGCAATCTGAGTTGGACAGCATTTTTGCCATGTACTATCAGGTAAAATCCGGAAAAGATAACCTGCACGCAGTGGGTACAGGTATTGGACTGGCAGTATCCAAGCAGCTAATCAATATGATGGATGGTGATATTACCGTATCCAGTGAAGAGGGTTTCGGCAGTGTGTTTACTGTGAACTTCCGGGTTCCGCTTGCAGAAGTTACACAGGAAGAGCCGGAGAAAACCTACTCTTCTGCTCCTTTGAATATCTTTATGGTGGAAGATATCCCTCTGAACGTCACAGTGGCTAAATCCCTGCTGGAAAGTCTGGGACACAGCGTAACTGTTGCCATGGACGGAGAGGAGGCTTTGGATAAGTTTGAGCCTTCTGCCTATGATTTAGTACTGCTGGATATCCAGCTTCCTGATATGACAGGATTTGATATAGCAATGTACCTGAGAAGCAACTACGAGGTTCTGCCTCCGATTGTTGCTCTGACGGCAAACGTAATAAAAGATAAAAAGGACTATCTCGATAAGGGCATGGATGATGCTCTGAGCAAGCCTTTGTCTGTGAAAGCGATTAAGAGAGTAATAGAAAGGTATACTATGAAAGATTCTGAGATTAAACAGAGCGCTCCGCAAGAAGTTGAGACAGGCAAGTCCAGCCAGGATCTGGTAGCAACCCTGCTGGATATAGAAATGCTGGAGTCTTACATTGAAATAGTGGGCACAAAACCGGTATTCGACAGTATCGACGTCTTCGAGGCCATGATGCCGGAATATATTGAAATCCTGGACTCAAACATGACTGCTAAGGATCAGGACGGCATCACATCTGAAGCTCATAAAATTAAAGGTGCAGCCGGTTCAATCGGTCTGAAGCATATTCAGAGCGTCGCACAAAAGGCACAGTCTCCGCAACTAACCGCCTGGTGGGAAAACATCGACGACTGGGTTGAGGAGATTAAGAATGAGTATCAGCATGATATTGGGGTGTTGAGGGAGTGGTTGAATAATAGGGCTTAG
- a CDS encoding ribonuclease regulator — MKRILFLSLVLLAQNALADLLPTLPGQEGKSPHKLFVSSQAQPSDSFDTWMFDGGYAYTVFDTVDLFVGARIDSSATEEESDSGFLSGVSYQFSEKVSLQSTLHSKTETLDSGEKESVYSAEVSSRVKISDHFDLHATLDYEEWQQGIEVGLGFRF; from the coding sequence ATGAAACGCATACTATTCTTGTCTCTTGTATTGCTTGCACAAAATGCACTGGCCGATCTCCTTCCGACACTACCGGGTCAGGAAGGAAAATCCCCGCATAAACTTTTTGTTTCCAGCCAGGCTCAGCCCAGCGACTCCTTCGATACCTGGATGTTCGATGGCGGCTATGCTTACACAGTTTTTGACACCGTCGACCTGTTTGTGGGTGCACGTATCGACAGCTCTGCAACAGAAGAAGAGAGTGACAGCGGATTTCTGAGTGGTGTCAGCTACCAGTTCAGTGAAAAAGTTTCACTGCAAAGTACCCTGCACTCAAAAACTGAGACGCTGGATTCAGGTGAAAAGGAAAGTGTTTATTCTGCTGAAGTGTCAAGCCGGGTAAAAATATCTGACCATTTTGATCTGCATGCCACCCTTGATTATGAAGAGTGGCAGCAGGGAATTGAAGTCGGATTAGGTTTCCGCTTCTGA
- the arcA gene encoding two-component system response regulator ArcA, producing MQTPQILIVEDEQVTRNTLKSIFEAEGYAVFEASDGEEMHDVLSDNSINLVIMDINLPGKNGLLLARELREQASVALMFLTGRDNEVDKILGLEIGADDYITKPFNPRELTIRARNLLSRSMSSSAVTEEKRTVDKYEFNGWVLDINSRSLVSPLGDSYKLPRSEFRALLHFCENPGKIQTRADLLKKMTGRELKPHDRTVDVTIRRIRKHFESVGDTPEIIATIHGEGYRFCGDLEE from the coding sequence ATGCAAACCCCGCAGATTCTTATCGTTGAAGATGAGCAAGTAACACGCAACACTCTTAAAAGCATTTTTGAAGCAGAGGGATACGCAGTATTTGAAGCCAGCGATGGCGAAGAGATGCATGACGTACTGTCTGATAATTCTATCAACCTGGTTATCATGGATATTAATCTGCCGGGTAAAAATGGCCTGCTACTTGCGCGCGAACTACGTGAGCAGGCAAGCGTTGCACTAATGTTCCTGACAGGCAGAGATAACGAAGTTGATAAGATTCTGGGCCTTGAAATTGGCGCAGACGACTACATCACTAAACCATTCAACCCACGTGAGCTGACTATCCGTGCCCGCAACCTGCTAAGCCGCTCTATGAGCAGCAGCGCAGTAACTGAAGAGAAGCGTACCGTAGACAAGTACGAGTTCAACGGCTGGGTTCTGGACATCAACAGCCGCTCTCTGGTTAGCCCTCTTGGAGACAGCTACAAGCTGCCTCGTTCAGAGTTCCGTGCTCTGCTTCACTTCTGTGAAAACCCGGGCAAAATCCAGACTCGTGCAGACCTTCTGAAGAAGATGACAGGCCGCGAGCTTAAGCCACATGACCGTACAGTAGACGTAACCATCCGCCGTATCCGTAAGCACTTTGAATCTGTGGGTGATACGCCTGAGATTATCGCTACGATTCACGGGGAAGGGTATCGTTTTTGTGGGGACCTGGAAGAGTAA
- a CDS encoding DUF3293 domain-containing protein encodes MRFERELLEAYKDVYFFINKRISYKNFAVITAWNPFSQPVSNKDNRDANRRLEHEFLKQNYAKLEVGDIKREWIEESFAVETDLERSVELGRKYNQNAIYFIENDEIYLISCVKGDEQASEKIGCFSSRLKYTGRLPKELK; translated from the coding sequence ATGCGATTTGAGCGAGAGTTATTAGAGGCTTATAAAGATGTTTATTTCTTTATAAACAAAAGGATAAGTTACAAAAATTTCGCGGTTATCACTGCATGGAACCCATTTAGTCAACCAGTGTCAAACAAAGATAACCGGGATGCAAATCGTCGCTTAGAGCACGAATTTTTGAAACAAAATTACGCTAAACTTGAAGTTGGTGATATAAAAAGAGAGTGGATCGAAGAGAGCTTCGCAGTTGAAACTGACCTGGAACGGTCTGTGGAGCTAGGCAGAAAATATAATCAGAATGCGATCTATTTTATTGAAAATGATGAGATTTATTTGATTTCCTGTGTGAAAGGGGATGAACAGGCCAGCGAAAAGATAGGATGTTTTTCGTCCAGGCTGAAATACACAGGAAGATTGCCTAAGGAATTAAAATAA
- a CDS encoding putative 4-hydroxy-4-methyl-2-oxoglutarate aldolase, producing MNDILPEICDKYEDQVTLLDLPLQSFGQRYAFFGEVVTVRCFHDNSMVREVLSQDGKGKVLFVDGNGSCKKALLGDQLAILAIENGWEGVIVYGAVRDVAALAEMDIGIKALAACPFKTEAKGAGETNVSITMNKQTVLPGDYVYADWNGTLIAHEELAF from the coding sequence ATGAACGATATACTTCCGGAAATCTGTGATAAGTACGAAGATCAGGTCACTTTACTGGATCTGCCATTACAAAGCTTTGGTCAAAGATACGCTTTTTTTGGTGAAGTCGTCACAGTGCGCTGCTTTCATGACAACTCTATGGTAAGAGAAGTCCTGAGTCAGGATGGAAAAGGTAAAGTTCTTTTCGTAGACGGGAATGGTTCCTGTAAAAAGGCACTATTGGGTGATCAACTTGCTATCTTAGCGATAGAAAATGGTTGGGAAGGTGTAATTGTTTATGGCGCAGTCAGAGATGTAGCTGCTTTAGCTGAGATGGATATCGGTATTAAGGCTCTAGCGGCCTGTCCGTTTAAGACGGAAGCGAAAGGTGCCGGCGAGACGAATGTTTCAATAACCATGAATAAGCAAACAGTACTTCCTGGAGATTATGTATACGCGGATTGGAATGGGACATTAATTGCCCATGAGGAGTTAGCGTTTTAA